The Acidithiobacillus thiooxidans ATCC 19377 DNA window GGCAGAAAGTGAAGAAGAAGCGCGGGCCGTTCTGGAAATCCAGATTAATGGGCATCAACGCTTACGCCTGCATGGCACGCAGTTAGGTAATCGCCTGCGGATGCTCGACGAAAACAGCGATGTGGATTTTCTGACCAAGCTTGGACCCGATCCTTTGATGGTGCATGGCGAAGGACTGGCGGTTTTGCGTGAAGCATTGTCTCGCCGCCGCAGCGCCCTGCGCAATATTCTTCTGGATGATGCTTTTGCGCCGGGTATTGGTGCGGTGTGGGCCGATGAAATCCTGTACCAGGCGCGCCTGCGTCCTGATCGCACCGCCCCCAGTCTGACGGACGAAGAGCGCGACCGTTTTCTGGAGCAGATTCCCAAGGTGCTGGACCGGGCAGTTCGCTGTCAGGCCAAAACCAATCTGCTACCCAAAACCTTCCTCACCCGGCACCGGGAAGACAACCAGTGTCCCGGCTGTGGTGCCGCCCTCGAAACCCTATCGGTGGGTGGTAAAAACGCGCTGTTCTGCCCGGCTTGTCAAAGCTGAGTCAAACTGCCCCGGTCTGGTAAGCTTCTGCCCGGCCTTACTTGTGTTTCCACGGCAGGCCGCTGGCTTTCCAGCCCTCGACTTTGCCGCGCTGACCCTGGTGGTCCTGCTTACCCTCAAAGCCCCCCAGAATGTTGTAGCAGTGGTGATAACCCAAGCCAGCCAGATGCTCGGCAGCCGCCAGTGAACGGCCACCGGTACGGCAAAGCAGTAGCAGGATATTATTGGGCGTCACTTCTTTTTTGATCTGCTGGTCAAAATCCGGATTGGGCGTCATGCCGGGATAGTTCTGCCAGGGAATATGTTTACCCCCTTCAATCATGCCCACGAAATCCAGCTCCGGATGCGAGCGGACATCCACCAGCACGGCGTCGGGGTGTTCGCGAAGCAGCGCGTGGGCTTCTTCCGGCGTCATATCACCGGCATGGCGTTTGCCTGCAGCCTTGGCGCGTTCATGGGCTTTTTCAAGAATTTCTGCGGTACTCATGGCGGTTGTCATGTTCATGTCGGTCTCCTGATGGCGGGATCATGCTTATCCCTGCCTTTCATTGTCAAATATAGCACGCCCTGCTGAATTTTAAGGCGACCTTACGGCCGGAACTGTTTTTGCTGAAGCACGTTGATACATCGCTATTCGGTGTTGGTTCATCATGTGTTTGCCCAACGGCAAAATTCAGCGGCGTGATTTTTGCGTCCGCTGGGATGCTTTGTTAGCCATTAAATCCTGAAGCCCGCCAGACACATATTTATGCAGGACGCTGGATACCAATGTTTGATATGGAATCCCTTCTTCAAGGGCTCGCCTTTGAAGTGACTCTAAATCATGGCTGGAAATCCGGATATTAATCCGCTTATCCTTTTTGAAGGTTTCCTCGGCAGCCGCTTGCAGCATTTTTATACGCCCGGGCGTGAGTACAGATTTGAACTCACCCGCTTCAAATTCTTCAAGAATTTCTTTTTCTTCTTTGCTTAGTTTAGGCTCAGTCATGATTTCTCTCCAAGATACTGTTGGGTCGCCTTTCTGCTCGGAATTACTGTTTTCAAGAAAATCTCTTTTCGGTTTTCAACATAGGGTACAAGACGCACATAACCATCTATGTCGATCACAAATATACGTTGACTCGGATATTTGTCTCTGTTTGGATGCTCAATATCGTCCAGCAATGCGCCTTGCTGTAAATAGAAAACGACGTCCTCAAACGAAATCCCACGCTCTGAAATAAGCTGTTGGTTTTTCTCAGGATTCCAGTTGATCGGCTTCATGACGCACAGTATAACCCAAATGTGTGCCTTTTGGCATCAGATCGGAGGGTTTTAAGGTGTGAGTGAGATCGAAAGTTACGTGATTGGGGGCTGTACAATTTGCGCAATGGTATTGTTGGGAACATTCCGCCGCGCGCCTTCCCGCCGTGCCTCCAATGCCTTATATTCAGGTCACATACATAAAACCACTGACCGCAAGAGACACGCATGTTCGAGCAGGCTTTCAAGAATATCGATGACATCCTCCACAAAGATGCAGGCTCCTCCAGCGAACTTGATTACACCGAACAGACCTCCTGGCTGCTGTTTTTAAAGTACCTGGACGCCCTGGAGCAGGACCGGGCCATGGAGGCGGAGTTGGAAGGCCGTCCCTACACCTTCATTTTGGAGGATGCCTTCCGCTGGGAGCATTGGGCGGCGCCCAAAACGGCAGATGGCAGGATGGACCACCACAAGGCCATGTCCGGGGACGACCTCCGGGATTTTGTGAATATCCGGCTGTTTCCATATCTGTCAGGCTTCAAGCGTCGTGCTACTGGTTCCAACACCATCGAGTACAAAATCGGTGAAATCTTCAGTGAAATCAAAAACAAGATTCAAAGTGGCTACAACCTGCGGGAGATCGTGGAGATCATTGATGGTCTGCGCTTCCGGTCTCAGACGGAGAAGCATGAGCTCTCCCACCTGTATGAAGCCAAGATCAAGAACATGGGGAATGCCGGTCGTAACGGCGGCGAATATTACACACCCCGCCCTCTGATTCGGGCCATTGTGCAGGTGGTGGCGCCCAAGGTCGGCGAGAAAATTTATGACGGCGCCGTGGGCTCTGCGGGCTTTCTCTGCGAAGCCTTCGACTATCTCAAGGCCCAGTCGGGACTGACCACCGGCGACATGCAGACGCTGCAGGAGCGTACCTTCTACGGCAAAGAGAAAAAGAGCCTGGCCTACGTCATCGCCATCATGAATATGATCCTGCATGGCATCGATGCGCCGAACATCGTCCATACCAACACCCTGGCCGAAAATCTCATGGATATCCAGCCAAAAGACCGGGTAGATGTGGTGCTGGCGAATCCACCCTTTGGCGGCAAGGAACGCAAGGAGGTTCAGCAGAACTTTCCTATCAAGACCGGCGAGACGGCGTTTCTATTTCTGCAGCACTTTATCCGCATGCTGAAGGCTGGCGGTCGGGCCGGTGTAGTCATTAAAAACACTTTCCTGAGCAATACAGACAATGCCTCGGTCAGTCTGCGCAAACTGCTACTGGAAGACTGTAACCTGCATACCGTCTTGGATCTGCCGGGCGGGACTTTTCAGGGGGCGGGAGTAAAAACCGTGGTGCTGTTCTTTGACAAGGGCGCGCCGACCCGCAAGGTCTGGTACTACCAGCTCAACCCCGGACGGAACATGGGGAAGACGAACCCCCTCAATGACAACGATCTGGCGGAGTTTGTCGCACTTCAGAAGACCAAGGCCGACTCGCCGCAGTCATGGACGGTGGACGTGTCCGGCATCGACACCCATACCTATGACCTGTCGGCCAAGAATCCCAATGGCGGTGATGAAAAGGTGCTGCGTAGCCCGGAAGAAATACTGGATGAGATTGCCGCACTGGATGCGGAGAGTGCTGAGGTGCTGGCGGTTATTCGGGGACTGCTGTGAGGGAAGGGTGGATATCTAAGAAGCTCAGTGAATTGAGCAGCATTGAGCTTGGAAAAACACCGGCTAGAGATAACGTAAAATATTGGGATACATCTCGCACCACGGGAAATGTTTGGTTATCAATAGCTGATCTTCTGCGTGCAAATGATAGTATAGTAAACGATAGTAAAGAGCATATATCAGATGAGGGTGCGTTGCTCTGCAAACCCGTAAAATCAGGCACCTTATTAGTTAGTTTCAAGTTGACGCTTGGTAGACTGGCATTTGCTGGTCGAAATTTATATACTAATGAAGCAATCGCAGCGCTCAATATAAAAGACGAAATAATATTATCAAAATATTTCCTTCGTTATTATCTGCAATATTTTGATTGGGATAAGGCTACTGAAGGCGACCATAAGATAAAAGGCCGCACCTTTAATAAAGCCAAGCTAAAAGAAATTGATGTACCCTTCCCTCCCCTCCCCGAACAGCGCCGCATTGTCGCCATCCTCGACGAAGCCTTTGAAGGCATAGCGACTGCAAAAGCGAACGCCGAAAAGAATCTCCAGAATGCCCGCGAGGTCTTTGAGAGCCATCTGAATGCGGTGTTTTCGCAGCGGGGTGAGGGATGGGTGGAGAAGCGGTTGGGCGACGTTTGTAGGCGAATAACTGTTGGTCATGTTGGCCCAATGGCAAAGCAATATAAAAGCAACGGCATTCCGTTCCTTCGCTCACAGAACATCCGACCTTTTTCTATCGACTTAGATAATGTGGTTTTTATTGATGAAGCATTCCATTCATCTCTAGCAAAATCAAGTCTTGAGGTAGGTGATATCGCTATAGTTAGGACGGGTTATCCGGGGACAGCGGCAGTGATCCCAGAGTCGCTAGGCATAGCAAATTGTAGCGATCTTGTCATAGTTCGCCCTGGGATAGATATCGATGCACATTTTCTTGCTGCGTTCTTCAACTCACAATACGGCAAGCAGCTTGTTCTAGGAAAAATTGTTGGCGCTGCCCAGAAGCACTTCAATGTTAGTGCAGCGAAAGAAACGGTCATTTATATTCCACCAGTAACCGAGCAATTAGAAATTATTCGGGCTGCGAATGAAATGCGAGAAGAAACCCAACACCTCGAATCCCTCTACCAACACAAACTTGCCGCCCTCGACGAACTGAAGCAATCCCTTCTGCACCAAGCCTTTAACGGCGACCTATAGGGACTCTGCCATGAATGAAGCCGACACCCGCGCCCAACTGGTAGATCCTGCCCTCAAGGCCGCTGGCTGGGGTATGGTGGAGGGCAGCAGGGTACTCCGGGAGTACCGGATCACTCAGGGGCGGCTGCAGGGCGCCGGGCAACGCGGCAAGCCGGAAATTGCCGACTACGTGCTGGAGTACCGCAACGAGAAGCTCGCCATCGTCGAAGCCAAGCGCCGCGATCTGCCCCATACCGAAGGAGTCATGCAGGCCAAGCAATACGCGCTGAAGATGGCCATTCGCTTCACCTATGCCACCAATGGTCAATCCCTCTATGGGATGGATATGGAAACGGGTAGCGAGGGCGACATCACCCGCTATCCCACTCCCGAAGAACTTTGGAATCAAACTCATGCCGTAGAAAATGCCTGGCGGGATCATTTTGCCGCCATTCCATTTGAAAGTGTCGGCGGATCATTCCAACCCCGCTACTATCAGGAGACCGCCGTACAGCGCGTTCTGGAAGCTATTGCGCAGGGACAGGAGCGCATCCTCCTGACGCTGGCTACC harbors:
- a CDS encoding rhodanese-like domain-containing protein — encoded protein: MNMTTAMSTAEILEKAHERAKAAGKRHAGDMTPEEAHALLREHPDAVLVDVRSHPELDFVGMIEGGKHIPWQNYPGMTPNPDFDQQIKKEVTPNNILLLLCRTGGRSLAAAEHLAGLGYHHCYNILGGFEGKQDHQGQRGKVEGWKASGLPWKHK
- a CDS encoding CopG family antitoxin, producing MTEPKLSKEEKEILEEFEAGEFKSVLTPGRIKMLQAAAEETFKKDKRINIRISSHDLESLQRRALEEGIPYQTLVSSVLHKYVSGGLQDLMANKASQRTQKSRR
- a CDS encoding restriction endonuclease subunit S; translated protein: MSSIELGKTPARDNVKYWDTSRTTGNVWLSIADLLRANDSIVNDSKEHISDEGALLCKPVKSGTLLVSFKLTLGRLAFAGRNLYTNEAIAALNIKDEIILSKYFLRYYLQYFDWDKATEGDHKIKGRTFNKAKLKEIDVPFPPLPEQRRIVAILDEAFEGIATAKANAEKNLQNAREVFESHLNAVFSQRGEGWVEKRLGDVCRRITVGHVGPMAKQYKSNGIPFLRSQNIRPFSIDLDNVVFIDEAFHSSLAKSSLEVGDIAIVRTGYPGTAAVIPESLGIANCSDLVIVRPGIDIDAHFLAAFFNSQYGKQLVLGKIVGAAQKHFNVSAAKETVIYIPPVTEQLEIIRAANEMREETQHLESLYQHKLAALDELKQSLLHQAFNGDL
- a CDS encoding type I restriction-modification system subunit M, which codes for MFEQAFKNIDDILHKDAGSSSELDYTEQTSWLLFLKYLDALEQDRAMEAELEGRPYTFILEDAFRWEHWAAPKTADGRMDHHKAMSGDDLRDFVNIRLFPYLSGFKRRATGSNTIEYKIGEIFSEIKNKIQSGYNLREIVEIIDGLRFRSQTEKHELSHLYEAKIKNMGNAGRNGGEYYTPRPLIRAIVQVVAPKVGEKIYDGAVGSAGFLCEAFDYLKAQSGLTTGDMQTLQERTFYGKEKKSLAYVIAIMNMILHGIDAPNIVHTNTLAENLMDIQPKDRVDVVLANPPFGGKERKEVQQNFPIKTGETAFLFLQHFIRMLKAGGRAGVVIKNTFLSNTDNASVSLRKLLLEDCNLHTVLDLPGGTFQGAGVKTVVLFFDKGAPTRKVWYYQLNPGRNMGKTNPLNDNDLAEFVALQKTKADSPQSWTVDVSGIDTHTYDLSAKNPNGGDEKVLRSPEEILDEIAALDAESAEVLAVIRGLL
- a CDS encoding DNA-formamidopyrimidine glycosylase family protein, coding for MAELPELELLKQKLRRNILNKRVNVMQVHNAKGELLTDGAGIEEAAFKGKPITDLHRYGQYLFLELARKDILAMQLGGELTVDLERGPAQAESEEEARAVLEIQINGHQRLRLHGTQLGNRLRMLDENSDVDFLTKLGPDPLMVHGEGLAVLREALSRRRSALRNILLDDAFAPGIGAVWADEILYQARLRPDRTAPSLTDEERDRFLEQIPKVLDRAVRCQAKTNLLPKTFLTRHREDNQCPGCGAALETLSVGGKNALFCPACQS
- a CDS encoding BrnT family toxin, which gives rise to MKPINWNPEKNQQLISERGISFEDVVFYLQQGALLDDIEHPNRDKYPSQRIFVIDIDGYVRLVPYVENRKEIFLKTVIPSRKATQQYLGEKS